In Sphingobacterium sp. SYP-B4668, the sequence GAATCCGAAATTCCAATCGTATTCTTTGACTGCGTTCCGGATTTGAATGATATAGATCGTGTAGAATGTGATTTAGCTACAGGAGTCTACGAAGCTATTGATGCATTTGTGTCGAGAGGACATCAAAAAATTGCGTTGATCAATGGTCCTGATACACTTTTAGCAGCTGAAGAACGAAAACTGGCTTACATAAAAGGATTAAGAAAAAATGATATTTCCTTCGACGAACGCTATTTGGTGAATACAGACTTGACTGAAGAGGGGAATGAAGAGGCTATGAACCGGCTATTGAGTCTTTCAGACCGCCCTTCTGCCATACTCTCATTTAGTGATTTTGTCACCTTAGATGTCATGAAATTTGCTCGTCAAAAGGGAATTTCTATAAATCAGGATATACATTTCATTAGCTTTGCCAATTATCCACTATGGAAGTATATGGAAAATCCTCCAATGGGAAGTATCGAACAGTTTCCTGGCCAACAGGCTAGAAAGGCTGCCGAAATATTGTTTGAAAGATTGGAGAATAAGGAAGGATTGGCTCCTCAACAATATATATTCAAATCACGTTTGATTTTACAATAACAAGAAAAGCCTTCCATTTTGGAAGGCTTTTCTTGTTTCTATTTTCTCCTTGACTACAGGTGAATGACTTCATCATATGCATCTGCACATGCTTCCATAATCGCCTCACTCATTGTTGGGTGCGGGTGAATGGATTTAATCATTTCGTGACCTGTTGTCTCTAATTTACGTGCTACAACGATTTCGGCAATCATTTCTGTGACATTGGCACCAATCATATGTGCGCCTAGTAATTCGCCATATTTAGCATCGAATATAACTTTCACAAATCCGTCTTTTACGCCAGCAGCGGATGCTTTTCCTGATGCTGAGAACGGGAATTTACCGATTTTAAGTTCATATCCAGCTTCTTTAGCCGCTTTTTCAGTATATCCTACCGAAGCGATTTCTGGCGAACAGTAGGTACATCCTGGGATATTGTTGTAATCGATAGCTTCCACGTGCAAACCTTTAATTTTCTCTACACATGTAATCGCTTCGGCTGATGCTACGTGAGCAAGAGCCTGTCCTTTTACAATATCTCCGATAGCGTATACCCCATCGATGTTTGTTTTGTAAAAATCGTCAACCAATACTCGACCTTTATCTGTTTTTACACCGACTTCTTCAAGACCGATATTTTCAATATTAGGTGTAATACCCACTGCTGAAAGCACGATTTCTGCCTCAAGGATTTCGACCCCTTTGGCGGTTTTGATGCTCACTTTGCTTAGCTCACCTTTTGTATCTACGGATTGTACTTCTGATTTTGACAGAATGTTAATTCCAGCTTTCTTTAGACTTTTCTCTAATTGTTTGGAAACTTCTTCGTCTTCAACAGGGACAACTCTATCCATGAACTCAACGATGGTCACCTGTGTACCCATCGCGTTGTAGAAATAAGCAAACTCTACTCCAATAGCACCTGAACCCACGACTATCATCGACTTAGGCTTTTGTGGGAGTGTCAAAGCTTGTCTATATCCGATGATTTTTTTACCGTCTTGCGGTAAGTTTGGAAGTTCGCGAGAGCGGGCACCAGTTGCTAGTATAGTGTGCTTAGCGCTATATTCTTTCGTAGTTCCATCTGCAGCTTTGACCTCAATTTTGCCGCCCTTTTTAATCTTACCTGCTCCGTTGATGACGTCGATTTTATTCTTCTTCATCAAGAACTGTATACCTTTGCTCATCCCATCAGCAACACCACGACTCCTTTTTACGATAGCATCAAAGTCAGCCTCACCGCCTTGGACCTTAATCCCATATTCCTCAGCATGGTTGAGATATTCGAATACCTGAGCACTCTTGATTAACGCTTTTGTTGGGATACAACCCCAGTTAAGACAAATTCCTCCTAAGGATTCGCGTTCTACGATAGCCGTTTTGAAACCTAGTTGCGCAGCTCTGATGGCAGCAACATAACCTCCGGGTCCACTACCAATTACAATGATGTCGTAATTCATATGTATACTATTTGTTTTTGTAAAGGCCATATCGATATCCCAATCACACTTTTCAGCGTTGGAGTCGTTTAGCACTCCATGGATATTTCATAAGATAATTCCTTCAGTTGATTTTATTTTGTTAACAAACCCGCTTCCCTTACTAGACTGGGAGCATAATTACCTCCAAATGTACGTATAATTTTTTAATCCTTCATCGGCTTTAAACTCAATAATTTGGCCGAAATCGATAAGGTAGGTCTTCCTCTTTTTTTTGTCACCCCTTGGTCAAAGAGATATTCAGAGCAATCTACATGTGACAATAAATCTTATTTTTGAAGTTTGATACTATAGATATGCTTAGACTCTTTCAACAAATCGCCCTTTGGGAAGCTATTTCCACTGTTCTTTTATTTTTTTTGGCGATGCCGCTCAAATATTTTGGTGATAT encodes:
- a CDS encoding LacI family DNA-binding transcriptional regulator, which produces MKKEKPTTIKEIARKLKISPSTVSRALNDHPSIGLVTTMRVKKMAEEMNYEPNQTAIFFKQRKTFTIGVVVPSLSEPFFSAAISEIENFANEHKYTVIMGQSLDDAQRELRILQTLKKHRVDGVLMSMGKNTNNMDFIKNLEESEIPIVFFDCVPDLNDIDRVECDLATGVYEAIDAFVSRGHQKIALINGPDTLLAAEERKLAYIKGLRKNDISFDERYLVNTDLTEEGNEEAMNRLLSLSDRPSAILSFSDFVTLDVMKFARQKGISINQDIHFISFANYPLWKYMENPPMGSIEQFPGQQARKAAEILFERLENKEGLAPQQYIFKSRLILQ
- the lpdA gene encoding dihydrolipoyl dehydrogenase — its product is MNYDIIVIGSGPGGYVAAIRAAQLGFKTAIVERESLGGICLNWGCIPTKALIKSAQVFEYLNHAEEYGIKVQGGEADFDAIVKRSRGVADGMSKGIQFLMKKNKIDVINGAGKIKKGGKIEVKAADGTTKEYSAKHTILATGARSRELPNLPQDGKKIIGYRQALTLPQKPKSMIVVGSGAIGVEFAYFYNAMGTQVTIVEFMDRVVPVEDEEVSKQLEKSLKKAGINILSKSEVQSVDTKGELSKVSIKTAKGVEILEAEIVLSAVGITPNIENIGLEEVGVKTDKGRVLVDDFYKTNIDGVYAIGDIVKGQALAHVASAEAITCVEKIKGLHVEAIDYNNIPGCTYCSPEIASVGYTEKAAKEAGYELKIGKFPFSASGKASAAGVKDGFVKVIFDAKYGELLGAHMIGANVTEMIAEIVVARKLETTGHEMIKSIHPHPTMSEAIMEACADAYDEVIHL